The following proteins are co-located in the Psilocybe cubensis strain MGC-MH-2018 chromosome 5, whole genome shotgun sequence genome:
- a CDS encoding Transcription elongation factor SPT5 translates to MTNGKKNNQVGNTLFPERFFRDGKPTLKNRSGNSDINPFIDIEAAVSDDDESSEELDYEGGQLLNDNDEYSEDEERVAHSRLYHAMQNTDNADEWSDLLPMLLPSRMKIRPDNDIEPSSSRELIQKYGNPQPGGLGDNNYMPSATDIMYEIGCKVGREEAVAFKIMQMSTNPTFSIILARSVFAQSSIPGRIYVEAPSMQHAHTLACLVRELNPTHLVRLSSERCMEILSHPPPSRPEDQSWVKVAGKRKAWTTYANATGLVFTFQGRKSVVLIPRPPDNIKKSHLDRIFQDGFIITDFDAIDLKYLSNVLPTSSELEQFRECPFVTTETLAQASKAISMTRLKRYDRVKIIGGEYLGLFGTVKSVSDAEVEVHIPSQGITQAVALHDLRAAFQIGDSIEVVEGDHKDLHGWVSDFDGRSVCIIAPEHEREVIVPIHTVIFYVPPAHATLRPRKRHSSKLGERDHNDVYIGLSVIVVGNNTFKGYYGIVKSTTPDGFADVELEARNQRVERIKISHLIIHNREHINSAQDPGPSGGATPMPSTVASFLSPAWNPYSAIPVHSAVEIAELPSTIAHWLDTKYDKLKGLRLKVVDKSKGDHQVAMELLSLTDDTAHLALLGRTLTLPKSVLFPIHPVKKDDFVTPLEGDSMGIIFRIRSIDKDICVVHKYPVTRMKRGDTFPTFPTTSLIQIFPPSRGVKVVNM, encoded by the exons ATGACGaacggaaagaaaaacaatcaagttgGAAACACGCTATTTCCGGAGCGATTCTTTAGG GACGGGAAACCTACCCTAAAGAATCGCTCCGGAAATAGC GACATTAATCCCTTCATAGACATTGAAGCAGCGgtttccgatgatgatgaaagttcggaagagcttgatTATGAAGGGGGCCAACTAC TGAATGATAACGATGAATActctgaggatgaggaacgtGTTGCACACTCTCGGCTATATCATGCCATGCAAAATACAGATAACGCTGATGAATGGAGCGATTTGTTGCCCATGCTTCTGCCTTCACGCATGAAAATTCGTCCTGACAATGATATAGAGCCATCTAGTTCACGAGAACTTATACAGAAATATGGCAATCCCCAACCAGGAGGACTTGGTGATAATAATTATATGCCTTCCGCGACTGATATCATGTATGAAATAGGTTGCAAG GTTGGACGCGAAGAGGCCGTCGCTTTCAAAATTATGCAGATGTCAACGAACCCTACATTTTCCATCATCCTTGCCCGGTCTGTCTTCGCTCAATCCTCAATTCCTGGGAGAATCTACGTCGAGGCGCCATCAATGCAACATGCGCATACGTTAGCCTGCCTCGTTAGAGAGCTTAATCCGACACATTTAGTTAGGCTATCCTCGGAGAGATGTATGGAGATCCTATCTCATCCCCCACCCTCACGCCCTGAAGACCAATCGTGGGTcaaggttgctggaaagcGTAAGGCTTGGACGACCTACGCAAATGCTACCGGCCTTGTGTTCACATTCCAGGGTCGGAAAAGTGTTGTTCTTATCCCCAGACCTCCggacaacatcaagaaatcgCACCTCGACAGGATATTCCAGGATGGATTTATTATCACGGATTTCGACGCCATCGATctcaaatatctttccaatgTCCTCCCAACATCGTCCGAGTTGGAGCAATTTCGCGAGTGTCCATTTGTAACGACGGAGACCTTAGCGCAAGCCTCGAAAGCCATCTCCATGACTCGACTGAAACGATATGATCGAGTCAAAATTATTGGTGGAGAATACTTAGGTCTTTTTGGAACGGTCAAGAGTGTTTCTGACGCTGAGGTGGAAGTGCACATCCCCTCCCAAGGTATAACACAAGCAGTTGCACTACACGATCTACGTGCAGCTTTCCAGATAGGCGATAGTAttgaagtcgttgaagggGATCACAAAGATCTCCATGGATGGGTGTCAGACTTTGATGGAAGATCTGTTTGTATTATCGCCCCAGAGCACGAACGCGAA GTCATTGTGCCCATCCACACAGTCATATTCTACGTCCCCCCTGCCCATGCTACTCTTCGCCCGCGAAAGCGTCATTCGTCAAAGCTTGGAGAAAGAGACCACAACGACGTCTATATAGGTTTGAGtgtcatcgttgtcgggaATAATACATTCAAGGGGTACTATGGCATCGTTAAAAGCACTACCCCCGACGGCTTTGCAGACGTTGAGCTGGAAGCTCGTAACCAGAGGGTGGAACGTATTAAAATATCACATTTAATTATACA CAACCGAGAACATATAAATTCCGCTCAAGACCCCGGGCCTTCTGGTGGAGCAACTCCAATGCCGTCCACAGTAGCAAGTTTTCTGTCTCCTGCATGGAATCCGTATTCAGCAATACCTGTACACTCGGCGGTGGAAATCGCAGAACTACCCTCAACCATCGCTCACTGGCTAGATACGAAATACGATAAGCTGAAAGGATTACGATTAAAAGTCGTAGACAAATCCAAGGGCGACCATCAAGTGGCGATGGAACTTCTCAGCCTTACCGACGATACTGCCCACCTAGCATTACTGGGACGTACACTGACATTACCGAAATCAGTGttgtttccaattcatcCTGTAAAAAAGGACGACTTCGTTACACCGCTTGAGGGCGATTCAATGGGGATTATATTCAGGATACGATCAATAGACAAGGATATTTGCGTTGTACATAAATATCCCGTTACTCGTATGAAACGCGGTGATACATTCCCAACTTTTCCGACAACATCTTTGATTCAAATCTTCCCCCCGTCCCGTGGTGTCAAAGTTGTAAATATGTAG